One Spirochaeta africana DSM 8902 genomic window carries:
- a CDS encoding alpha-galactosidase, giving the protein MIQFNDTTRTYSLHSGDMTYQLSIGSRGELIHAYVGGRLRSKAADGRTAETWFSRRRLPVPYSCTTDPQDPTSSPQVLPGEWPGAGLGDFRHPAWQVQLADGSRAPQLRVVEHGTMPGLPGPEGMPHLRQRKGDQTLRILLRDTAGRLEVELYYGVPEGQSAVVRWARVRCTDSAALTLQQADSFCLDLPDNDWHLLSLPGSWARERWLERLQLGRGTQQIESRRGISGHHASPWAALARPDATQDHGDVLAVALVYSGSFQLQAGVSDFFHTRFRGGLQPEGFSWELGPNQVFDTPQAVISFDTKGLNGISARLQSLVQDRILPPYWASRPRPALLNSWEGLYFDTTEKTVAELAEAAAGLSVELFVLDDGWFRGRNDDTSSLGDWEPDPDKLPGGIAGIANKVCEQGIGFGLWIEPEMISPDSEMYRAHPEWCLQVPQGPGIQARNQLVLDLCKHEVVDYLAGIFTRLIGSAPISYIKWDMNRNLTEAGSDSLPPHRQGEVAHRWMLGVYRLMSQITSAFPEVLFEGCAGGGGRCDLGALYYMPQYWISDDTDGMERLRIQYGTGMFVPPAAMSAHISDVPNHQVGRVTPLEFRAAVAMSGSFGVELDARSMSAAEQAGIRSVLQRWRRYQPLLTRSRLQWILPPSWDSILPTRPVGGNPSWSPGREAAWMFVSPESGGRRDRSSGGCPWMLVVYAQVLAAPAAAPRILRIPGLDPAGEYRVVLEYSAAPGLQPQQEEFLTFGDDLHLRGLQLPYLAGDYRVIYIEVFPV; this is encoded by the coding sequence ATGATTCAGTTCAACGACACAACCCGTACTTATTCCCTGCATTCCGGCGACATGACCTATCAGCTGAGTATTGGCAGCCGTGGTGAGCTGATTCATGCCTATGTCGGGGGACGGCTGCGAAGCAAGGCTGCCGATGGCCGCACTGCCGAGACGTGGTTTTCCCGAAGGCGTTTGCCGGTGCCGTATTCCTGCACCACTGATCCACAGGACCCGACATCATCCCCTCAGGTGCTTCCCGGTGAATGGCCGGGTGCCGGGTTGGGAGATTTCCGCCATCCAGCCTGGCAGGTGCAGCTGGCAGACGGCAGCCGGGCGCCGCAGCTGCGGGTTGTGGAGCATGGCACCATGCCGGGGCTGCCGGGGCCGGAGGGGATGCCCCACCTGCGGCAGCGCAAGGGGGATCAGACCCTGCGCATCCTGCTGCGAGATACCGCCGGGCGCCTGGAGGTCGAACTGTATTACGGGGTGCCAGAGGGGCAGTCGGCGGTGGTGCGATGGGCACGTGTGCGCTGCACCGACAGCGCTGCCCTGACCCTGCAGCAGGCCGACAGCTTTTGCCTTGACTTACCGGATAACGACTGGCATCTGCTGAGTCTGCCCGGCAGCTGGGCGCGTGAGCGCTGGCTGGAGCGACTGCAGCTGGGGCGAGGTACCCAGCAGATCGAGAGCCGCCGCGGAATATCCGGGCATCATGCAAGCCCGTGGGCGGCGCTGGCTCGACCGGACGCGACCCAGGATCATGGCGATGTGTTGGCGGTTGCCCTGGTATACAGCGGCAGCTTCCAGCTGCAGGCAGGGGTGAGTGATTTCTTTCACACCCGCTTTCGCGGGGGGCTGCAGCCGGAGGGATTCTCCTGGGAACTGGGCCCTAACCAGGTGTTCGATACCCCTCAGGCCGTAATCTCCTTTGATACAAAAGGTCTGAACGGTATCAGTGCCCGGTTGCAGAGCCTGGTTCAGGACCGTATCCTGCCGCCGTACTGGGCCAGTCGTCCGCGGCCGGCCCTGTTGAACAGCTGGGAGGGGTTGTACTTTGACACCACAGAGAAGACTGTTGCTGAACTGGCCGAGGCAGCTGCCGGGCTTTCGGTAGAACTGTTCGTCCTGGACGATGGCTGGTTTCGCGGGCGAAATGACGATACCAGCTCACTGGGTGACTGGGAGCCGGATCCGGACAAGCTGCCCGGCGGGATCGCTGGCATTGCCAACAAGGTCTGTGAACAGGGAATCGGATTCGGCCTGTGGATTGAGCCAGAGATGATCAGCCCCGACAGCGAGATGTATCGCGCCCACCCCGAATGGTGTCTGCAGGTGCCCCAGGGGCCGGGTATACAGGCGCGCAATCAGCTGGTCCTGGACCTCTGCAAGCATGAGGTAGTGGATTATCTGGCGGGGATCTTTACCAGGCTGATAGGCTCGGCTCCGATCAGCTACATCAAGTGGGACATGAACCGCAACCTGACCGAGGCAGGCTCCGACAGCCTGCCGCCGCACCGCCAGGGAGAGGTTGCCCACCGCTGGATGCTCGGGGTCTATCGCCTGATGTCGCAGATTACATCCGCCTTTCCGGAGGTGTTGTTCGAGGGGTGTGCCGGCGGCGGCGGCCGCTGCGATCTGGGGGCATTGTATTACATGCCGCAGTACTGGATCAGTGATGATACCGACGGGATGGAGCGGTTGCGTATCCAGTATGGCACCGGCATGTTTGTGCCCCCGGCGGCAATGAGCGCCCATATCTCGGATGTGCCGAATCACCAGGTGGGCCGGGTAACCCCGCTGGAGTTTCGCGCTGCGGTAGCAATGTCAGGTTCCTTCGGTGTGGAGCTGGACGCACGCAGCATGTCTGCTGCCGAGCAGGCCGGTATCCGCAGCGTACTGCAGCGCTGGCGCCGGTATCAGCCGCTGCTGACCCGGTCTCGCCTGCAGTGGATCCTGCCGCCCTCCTGGGACTCGATCCTGCCGACGCGACCGGTTGGCGGGAATCCGTCCTGGTCGCCGGGTCGCGAGGCTGCCTGGATGTTTGTCTCACCGGAATCCGGCGGCCGGCGTGACCGCTCTTCCGGTGGGTGCCCGTGGATGCTGGTGGTGTATGCCCAGGTGCTGGCAGCCCCGGCGGCTGCCCCGCGCATCCTGCGTATCCCCGGGCTGGACCCGGCCGGGGAATACCGGGTGGTCCTGGAGTACAGTGCTGCCCCGGGTCTGCAGCCTCAGCAAGAGGAGTTCCTCACCTTTGGGGACGACCTGCATCTGCGCGGACTGCAGTTGCCCTACCTTGCGGGTGATTATCGGGTCATATATATCGAAGTTTTCCCGGTGTAG
- a CDS encoding potassium channel family protein: MHRRQTQLHTVSRTTLSQQVAISAFILAAAIAVGTGGYILIEGWSLGDAFYMTMITLTTTGFGEVRPLTPGGRLLTVFVIMSGLASLAYLGGRTVQLLVESYVIRRKRMERKIASLRNHIIVCGFGRMGRHVCEDLASEKAPFVVIENDPEVLEALDHSGYLHLIGDASADEVLRKAQVEHARGLISVVSSDAENVFTTITAKALNPELFVVTRAVNDQTEPKLKTAGADRVIKPYELVGHRLTQLVLRPGIVEYMETVARAHGQDISIEEVVLLENSPLAGKTLAESPLRSELNIIVVAIQQTNGRLLYNPPSSQILQANDRLVAIGELSRLRDLGALCAGPS, translated from the coding sequence ATGCATCGTCGTCAAACCCAGCTGCACACTGTCAGTCGGACTACACTATCCCAACAGGTGGCCATCTCCGCCTTTATCCTGGCCGCCGCCATCGCCGTTGGTACCGGGGGATACATCCTGATTGAGGGGTGGTCCCTCGGTGATGCCTTTTATATGACCATGATCACCCTGACTACCACCGGCTTTGGCGAGGTACGCCCGCTCACCCCCGGCGGCCGATTGTTGACCGTGTTTGTGATTATGTCAGGGCTTGCCTCCCTGGCATATCTGGGTGGACGGACAGTTCAACTTCTGGTTGAGTCATATGTAATCCGGAGGAAGCGAATGGAAAGGAAAATTGCCAGCCTGCGCAATCATATAATCGTATGCGGTTTCGGGCGAATGGGGCGCCATGTGTGTGAGGATCTTGCCTCGGAAAAGGCCCCCTTTGTAGTCATAGAAAATGATCCGGAGGTGCTTGAAGCCCTTGATCACAGCGGCTATCTGCATCTGATCGGTGATGCCAGCGCGGATGAAGTCCTGCGCAAGGCCCAGGTTGAACATGCACGCGGCCTGATCTCGGTTGTTTCCAGCGATGCAGAAAACGTATTTACCACCATAACTGCCAAAGCGCTGAACCCCGAACTCTTTGTGGTAACCCGTGCAGTAAACGATCAGACCGAGCCGAAACTGAAGACCGCCGGGGCAGACCGGGTTATCAAGCCCTATGAACTGGTCGGACATCGCCTGACCCAACTGGTTCTGCGCCCCGGGATCGTCGAGTATATGGAAACCGTAGCCCGGGCCCATGGGCAGGATATCTCCATAGAGGAGGTCGTGCTGCTGGAAAACTCACCCCTGGCCGGAAAAACCCTTGCAGAGTCACCGCTGCGCAGCGAACTGAACATAATCGTGGTGGCTATTCAGCAGACCAACGGCAGACTGTTGTATAACCCACCCTCCAGCCAGATCCTGCAGGCCAACGACAGGCTGGTGGCGATTGGCGAGCTCAGCCGGTTGCGTGATCTGGGTGCCCTGTGCGCCGGGCCCAGTTAG
- a CDS encoding GNAT family N-acetyltransferase has protein sequence MHRWRARIEDLHPQLPRVRLQASELQDIQTAIARQQCGAWETVTQTDETPQSMLLAIPTSLDPNSPKAQFFPQRYAMLQLSSLKPAPRRELFALYSKAAGFLQQKGIGVHRCSVYAAQQELAETWSDLGFARYHCHAVRSMEDLAPFNLPPRVRLRPAGISDRPALEQLFRVLAAQHHTPAMAITPPPAAGQIYAGLEQELAAPRVAHFIAELDGDIIGYIDGYTTVHGEGYLAPLTGEPFLYIRNCSVAPARQGMGVGTALLHQLLEWGRCSIDRPRRAHLDYRTANIPGSSFWCGHGFNPLLYGLLRVSQQPKKRGLFGW, from the coding sequence ATGCACCGCTGGAGAGCCCGCATCGAGGATCTCCACCCGCAGCTGCCCCGGGTCCGACTGCAGGCTTCGGAACTGCAGGACATACAGACGGCAATTGCCCGCCAGCAGTGCGGCGCCTGGGAAACCGTTACCCAGACGGACGAAACACCGCAGAGCATGCTGCTGGCCATTCCCACCTCGCTCGACCCGAACTCCCCCAAGGCACAGTTCTTTCCGCAGCGCTACGCCATGCTGCAGCTATCCAGCCTGAAACCGGCTCCCCGACGCGAGCTGTTTGCCCTGTACAGCAAGGCAGCAGGTTTTTTGCAGCAAAAGGGTATCGGGGTGCACCGCTGTTCGGTGTATGCAGCCCAGCAGGAACTGGCCGAGACCTGGTCAGATCTGGGATTTGCCAGATACCACTGCCATGCAGTGCGTTCCATGGAAGACCTGGCCCCGTTCAACCTGCCGCCGCGGGTCCGCCTGCGGCCAGCAGGCATCTCTGACAGGCCCGCACTCGAGCAGCTGTTCCGCGTGCTTGCCGCACAGCACCACACCCCGGCTATGGCGATCACCCCGCCGCCAGCTGCCGGCCAGATCTATGCCGGTCTCGAACAGGAACTGGCGGCACCCCGTGTGGCCCACTTTATCGCTGAACTCGACGGAGACATCATCGGCTATATCGACGGCTACACCACTGTTCACGGCGAGGGCTATCTTGCCCCACTGACTGGCGAACCCTTTCTCTATATCCGCAACTGCAGCGTCGCTCCCGCCCGTCAGGGCATGGGCGTTGGTACGGCACTGCTGCATCAGCTGCTGGAATGGGGGCGCTGCAGCATCGATCGTCCCCGACGTGCCCACCTCGATTACCGGACCGCCAACATCCCCGGCAGCAGTTTCTGGTGCGGGCATGGATTTAACCCGCTGCTGTATGGGCTGCTGCGGGTATCACAACAACCGAAAAAACGCGGCCTGTTTGGCTGGTGA
- a CDS encoding Ldh family oxidoreductase, whose product MRLPESELYPWVNSILQAVGLRPTDAVMVTDIFMRASRRELGHHDLHDLPGRLQQLQSRAINPTPSFTPLRDEPGVYVFDGDGGLGELCCGHACRQAIERAQQTGIGLASVRHSNHFLAGYPYAQIGAEQNCMLLVYTNTDPSMTGPGGSEAVIGNNPIGFGAPGSTDTAPMLLDTAMAYSSIGNLKALQQGNHRIPDYWALDQERRPTTDPGAALAGWRVRPIGEHKGFGLALMHEVLTGVLSGGETTTGIASPGGLNTHSQTVIAIAAPDTPRGLLQLSRQLQEHNLRLPGAAAAERELQSRHEGIGLQPQGISALVEWSRQLGVALPNSVQDSPD is encoded by the coding sequence ATGCGACTACCGGAATCCGAGCTCTACCCATGGGTTAACAGTATCCTGCAGGCTGTCGGGCTGCGCCCCACCGATGCAGTTATGGTAACCGATATCTTTATGCGTGCTTCCCGCCGTGAGCTGGGGCACCATGACCTGCACGACCTGCCAGGGCGGCTGCAGCAGCTGCAGTCCCGGGCGATAAACCCGACCCCGAGCTTCACCCCGCTGCGTGATGAGCCCGGGGTGTATGTATTCGACGGCGATGGCGGACTGGGAGAACTCTGCTGCGGTCATGCCTGCCGACAGGCAATCGAACGGGCGCAGCAGACCGGCATCGGGCTGGCATCGGTACGCCACAGCAACCACTTCCTGGCAGGCTACCCGTACGCCCAGATAGGCGCCGAGCAGAACTGTATGTTGCTGGTCTACACCAACACCGATCCCAGCATGACCGGTCCGGGCGGCAGCGAAGCGGTCATCGGCAACAACCCGATCGGTTTCGGGGCCCCGGGCAGCACGGACACGGCGCCCATGCTGCTGGACACCGCCATGGCATACAGCTCGATCGGGAATCTCAAGGCACTTCAGCAGGGTAACCACCGTATCCCGGATTACTGGGCACTGGACCAGGAACGCCGCCCAACCACCGATCCGGGGGCTGCCCTGGCGGGTTGGCGGGTGCGGCCGATTGGCGAGCACAAAGGATTCGGCCTGGCATTGATGCACGAGGTACTGACCGGGGTGCTGAGCGGGGGCGAGACCACCACCGGGATTGCATCCCCGGGCGGTCTGAACACCCATAGCCAGACGGTTATCGCAATAGCGGCACCGGACACACCACGGGGCCTGCTGCAGCTCTCCCGACAGCTGCAGGAACATAACCTGCGCCTGCCCGGGGCTGCCGCTGCCGAACGGGAACTGCAATCCCGTCACGAGGGTATTGGATTGCAGCCGCAAGGGATATCGGCCCTGGTTGAGTGGTCCCGTCAGCTGGGAGTCGCGCTGCCGAACAGCGTTCAGGATAGCCCGGACTGA
- a CDS encoding response regulator, whose translation MKLEVQQLLDGIPFPAVGLRKDLQIAALNQPARELFGGAAAAGRRPEDLLPGIDLAALPPEGVEYRLDSRRLRIWMISPAVDCRLLILQPQHEDSPAISVSADEAQLDKIEYIISAVSDGVVYFRAADHRVVWANRSAATMLDTTRAELRGRDSNQLWHGLCLPDTAACPVERCFAAQTPYWVECSTTQGTELVAHAYPVHDEAAEFIGVVLTLRDITYRKTIEEQLQEAFDRADSANLVKDQFIANISHELRTPLNGIIGITELMLRSSLTPDQERFIGMIQQSGNRLHEVVREILAFTQLETEELRGQEIRFHLGALMRDTAEPFQARALRKGLGFRITIPAELQTWVEGQSGRLRQILRSLLDNAVKFTREGSIEVRLTQTTGEQPADGGISCEICVADTGIGIPPEYLQQIFEPFMQVEAGFRREYGGIGLGLSMAQRQARAMNTELQLASTPGRGTRVFFTMQLRRVNTATGLVDTGDVSMEYVSSARGSSPGGSSTPSPGGSAAVSGSRILVAEDDRINQRVITAILRAQGCVVETVENGRQALSVLETGDYDLVLMDLQMPEMDGLQATQIIRDPASPVRDHSIPIVAVTAFASELDRTACMDAGMDGFLGKPISAAKLLQTIREYASSGDLQKE comes from the coding sequence ATGAAGCTTGAGGTGCAACAACTGCTCGATGGCATACCCTTCCCTGCCGTCGGCTTGCGTAAGGATCTGCAGATTGCCGCATTGAATCAGCCGGCCCGGGAATTATTCGGTGGTGCGGCAGCTGCCGGCCGCAGGCCGGAGGATCTGCTGCCAGGGATTGACCTGGCAGCGCTGCCTCCCGAGGGTGTCGAGTATCGCCTCGATTCCCGGAGGCTCCGAATCTGGATGATCTCCCCTGCTGTCGACTGTCGGTTGCTGATACTGCAGCCGCAGCACGAGGATTCGCCAGCCATTTCTGTGTCTGCAGATGAGGCTCAGTTGGACAAAATCGAGTATATTATCTCTGCCGTCAGTGATGGCGTGGTGTACTTTCGTGCAGCTGATCACCGGGTAGTCTGGGCGAACCGGTCGGCTGCGACCATGCTGGATACAACCCGGGCAGAACTGAGAGGCCGCGACAGCAACCAGCTGTGGCACGGGCTGTGCCTGCCTGATACCGCCGCCTGTCCGGTGGAGCGCTGTTTTGCGGCGCAGACGCCGTACTGGGTGGAGTGCAGCACCACACAGGGAACCGAACTGGTGGCGCATGCCTATCCTGTTCACGATGAGGCTGCCGAGTTTATCGGGGTGGTACTCACCCTCCGCGATATTACCTACCGCAAGACTATCGAGGAACAGCTGCAGGAAGCCTTTGACCGGGCTGATTCTGCCAACCTTGTCAAGGATCAGTTCATCGCAAATATCAGCCACGAACTGCGCACCCCGCTAAACGGGATTATCGGGATTACCGAGCTGATGCTGAGATCATCGCTCACCCCTGATCAGGAGCGATTTATCGGGATGATTCAGCAAAGTGGAAATCGGCTGCACGAGGTGGTGCGGGAGATCCTGGCATTTACCCAGCTGGAGACAGAGGAGCTGCGGGGACAGGAGATCCGTTTTCACCTGGGGGCACTGATGCGCGATACCGCTGAGCCCTTCCAGGCGCGTGCGCTGCGCAAGGGACTGGGGTTCCGGATTACCATCCCGGCAGAACTGCAGACCTGGGTAGAGGGACAGTCGGGCCGGTTGCGTCAGATACTCCGCAGCCTGCTGGACAACGCGGTCAAGTTTACCCGTGAGGGCAGTATCGAGGTCAGGCTCACCCAGACGACCGGGGAGCAGCCCGCCGACGGTGGTATCAGCTGTGAGATCTGTGTCGCCGATACCGGCATCGGCATCCCGCCGGAGTACCTGCAGCAGATCTTTGAGCCGTTCATGCAGGTGGAGGCCGGATTTCGCCGCGAATACGGCGGCATAGGTCTCGGCCTCTCCATGGCGCAGCGACAGGCCAGGGCCATGAACACCGAGCTGCAGCTTGCCAGTACCCCGGGCAGGGGTACCCGGGTGTTCTTTACCATGCAGCTGCGCCGCGTGAACACCGCCACAGGCCTGGTCGACACCGGAGATGTCAGCATGGAATATGTCAGCAGCGCCCGGGGCAGCAGCCCTGGCGGTTCCAGCACCCCGTCCCCCGGCGGCAGCGCTGCGGTCAGCGGCAGTCGGATACTGGTAGCCGAGGATGATCGCATCAATCAACGGGTAATAACCGCGATCCTGCGCGCCCAGGGCTGTGTGGTCGAAACAGTAGAGAATGGTCGCCAGGCTTTGTCTGTGCTGGAAACCGGCGACTATGACCTGGTGCTGATGGATCTTCAGATGCCGGAAATGGATGGTCTGCAGGCAACCCAGATCATTCGCGATCCCGCATCCCCGGTTCGGGATCACAGTATACCGATCGTCGCGGTTACCGCCTTCGCCAGTGAGCTTGATCGCACGGCCTGTATGGATGCCGGTATGGACGGGTTTCTGGGCAAGCCAATCAGTGCTGCCAAGCTGCTGCAGACGATTCGCGAGTACGCCAGCTCCGGTGATCTGCAGAAGGAGTGA
- a CDS encoding methyl-accepting chemotaxis protein — MKIRAKLILLIISVQIAFVAAIGLYMVVLLQPIGEINSEAAEIDNLRSRMYLELLQLHKLTTGQYTVELDGYRAAVTETRRAFDAVGELEYLPAANDTIARSVVAIQRLERIIRSNQDAFLAQAEELLATVEREVTFTRSFMFRSLVENRDASPALAEAGGDFYRGVIRLVDSLESSLWVLQDQGDIIQDEISLIERRGMQITLGVIVLLVIVSTLFSGLLSRSMAGSIRKIEGQLRLMSQGDLRLRCRQNRRDELGELSMHIDEFLERISGFIGTVQSESARNLQVRERIGESVRETSASVQEIQGNSASIQGNIGRLDTAIREVVAENQSVLQGLRDTLQMIQDEAQMASRVDSSAAGMAEVLQETRRVTDENRIATERLEETSKRGAAQFGRTMQAVDEIDQRIGDITNMSKVIQDIAAQTQLLAMNAAIEAAHAGDRGAGFAVVAAEIRKLAEQSAGGSKSIAEAVQRIMAAIRQANETSADMQDVFSELTGSVGEVSERFQGLFASIDRIQSSGNEIREVSARLVELAGNSEQQAHSMHGYAEQVHGQMDTVSGVSGEVAAGMEEISKGIQGITQEMLSLGDQTELMAEISQLMDQELGQFSTRTEFGGCLDEDDPGEAGEAGAAADPKAAGDTNDAAEAGADDNPDDADEQNDISAGQA; from the coding sequence ATGAAGATCCGGGCCAAGCTGATTCTGCTGATCATTTCGGTGCAGATCGCCTTTGTGGCGGCAATCGGGCTGTATATGGTGGTGCTGCTGCAGCCGATCGGTGAGATCAACAGCGAAGCAGCCGAGATCGACAACCTACGCAGCCGGATGTATCTGGAGTTGCTGCAGCTGCACAAGCTGACCACCGGGCAGTACACGGTTGAACTCGATGGGTATCGTGCTGCGGTGACGGAGACCCGCAGGGCCTTTGACGCGGTCGGCGAGCTGGAGTACCTGCCTGCCGCCAACGATACCATTGCCCGGAGCGTGGTCGCGATTCAGCGGTTGGAGCGGATAATCCGCAGTAATCAGGATGCCTTTCTGGCGCAGGCCGAGGAACTGCTGGCAACCGTTGAGCGGGAAGTAACCTTTACCCGCAGTTTTATGTTCCGCAGTCTGGTGGAAAACCGCGATGCCTCGCCGGCACTGGCCGAGGCGGGGGGGGATTTCTATCGTGGGGTGATCCGTCTGGTGGACTCGCTTGAATCCAGCCTCTGGGTTCTTCAGGATCAGGGCGACATTATCCAGGATGAGATCAGCCTGATCGAGCGGCGCGGGATGCAGATCACCCTGGGGGTTATCGTGCTGTTGGTGATTGTGTCTACCCTTTTCAGCGGTTTACTGTCGCGATCCATGGCCGGATCAATCCGCAAGATAGAGGGGCAGCTCAGGCTCATGAGTCAGGGCGACCTGCGGCTGCGCTGCCGACAGAATCGTCGTGATGAGCTGGGCGAGCTGAGCATGCACATCGACGAGTTTCTGGAGCGCATCTCGGGCTTTATCGGCACGGTACAGAGCGAGTCTGCCCGCAACCTGCAGGTGCGCGAGCGTATCGGCGAGTCGGTGCGCGAAACCTCGGCATCGGTTCAGGAGATCCAGGGCAACTCGGCATCGATTCAGGGAAATATCGGGCGGCTGGATACGGCAATCCGCGAGGTGGTAGCCGAGAACCAGTCGGTGCTGCAGGGACTCCGGGATACCCTGCAGATGATCCAGGATGAAGCACAGATGGCCTCCCGGGTAGACAGCTCGGCAGCTGGTATGGCCGAGGTGCTGCAGGAAACCCGACGGGTTACCGACGAGAACCGTATCGCTACCGAACGCCTGGAAGAGACCAGCAAGCGAGGAGCGGCGCAGTTCGGGCGTACCATGCAGGCGGTCGATGAGATTGACCAGCGCATCGGGGACATTACCAATATGTCCAAGGTTATCCAGGATATCGCCGCCCAGACCCAGCTGCTGGCCATGAATGCTGCCATCGAGGCGGCCCATGCGGGCGACCGCGGTGCCGGGTTTGCAGTGGTTGCCGCCGAGATTCGCAAGCTGGCCGAGCAGTCTGCCGGCGGGAGCAAGAGCATAGCGGAGGCGGTACAGCGGATTATGGCGGCAATTCGTCAGGCCAACGAAACCAGTGCCGATATGCAGGATGTATTCAGTGAACTGACCGGATCGGTCGGGGAGGTGAGTGAGCGGTTCCAGGGGCTGTTTGCCAGCATCGACCGTATCCAGAGCTCCGGCAACGAGATCCGGGAGGTATCGGCCCGACTGGTCGAGCTGGCCGGGAATTCCGAGCAGCAGGCCCACTCCATGCACGGCTATGCCGAGCAGGTCCATGGTCAGATGGATACCGTCAGTGGTGTTTCCGGCGAGGTTGCGGCCGGGATGGAGGAGATCAGCAAGGGAATCCAGGGGATTACCCAGGAGATGCTGTCGCTGGGGGATCAGACCGAGCTGATGGCCGAAATCAGCCAGCTGATGGATCAGGAACTGGGACAGTTTTCTACCCGAACGGAATTCGGGGGGTGTCTTGATGAGGACGATCCGGGAGAAGCTGGCGAGGCGGGAGCGGCGGCTGATCCGAAAGCAGCTGGCGATACGAATGATGCTGCCGAGGCAGGAGCGGACGACAATCCGGACGATGCTGACGAGCAGAATGATATATCTGCGGGGCAGGCGTAG
- a CDS encoding Gfo/Idh/MocA family protein encodes MAISKLTNTPTGIVIYGMNAPDSQRSTVRWGILGCGSIAHNFVQALPLVPTADLVAVASRSNAAGFSGQYRDTYPDLTVYQDYAELAGDPAVDAVYIATTHNFHFAHAMLCLEQGKHVLCEKPITINADQLVRLRDTARRHDCFLMEALWTRFLPGIRQLTELLQQRVIGDVRLLQANFGIQVADDPQHRLLNPQLAGGALLDLGIYPLNFARIVYGRELISARSVAEIGPTGVDEVSAYLLQFAGGGTAVLSSSCRVATPHTALLYGTTGSIEVEDFFHPSVIHVRTGSHTHTYQVGYPATGFQYEIQEASHCILSGLAESRIMPIEESLQIISLMDQFRADWGLSYPD; translated from the coding sequence ATGGCGATTTCCAAGTTGACAAATACGCCAACGGGGATTGTAATATACGGAATGAATGCCCCCGACTCACAACGGAGCACCGTTCGCTGGGGAATACTCGGGTGCGGCAGCATAGCCCACAATTTTGTGCAGGCGCTGCCGCTGGTTCCGACGGCCGATCTGGTTGCCGTGGCTTCACGCTCCAACGCTGCCGGTTTTTCCGGGCAGTACCGCGATACCTATCCGGATCTCACCGTCTACCAGGACTATGCCGAGCTTGCAGGCGATCCGGCCGTTGATGCGGTCTACATCGCCACCACTCACAACTTTCACTTTGCCCACGCCATGCTCTGCCTGGAACAGGGCAAGCATGTCCTGTGTGAAAAACCGATCACGATAAACGCTGATCAGCTCGTCCGGCTGCGCGACACCGCTCGCCGTCATGACTGCTTCCTGATGGAGGCATTGTGGACCCGGTTTCTTCCCGGGATCCGCCAGCTGACCGAGCTTCTGCAGCAGCGGGTTATCGGCGATGTTCGCCTGCTGCAGGCAAACTTCGGCATTCAGGTCGCTGATGATCCGCAGCATCGTCTGCTCAACCCACAGCTGGCCGGCGGCGCCCTGCTGGACCTGGGTATCTATCCGCTGAACTTTGCCAGAATCGTGTATGGACGCGAGTTGATTTCTGCCCGGAGTGTGGCGGAGATCGGGCCTACCGGGGTGGATGAGGTTTCAGCCTATCTGCTGCAGTTTGCCGGCGGCGGTACGGCAGTGCTGAGTTCAAGCTGTCGGGTGGCCACCCCGCACACCGCACTGCTGTACGGCACCACCGGAAGCATAGAGGTAGAGGATTTCTTTCACCCATCGGTAATACACGTCCGTACCGGCAGCCACACCCACACCTACCAGGTCGGATACCCCGCCACCGGATTCCAGTATGAGATCCAGGAGGCTTCGCACTGCATTCTGTCCGGCCTCGCCGAGAGCCGGATCATGCCAATCGAAGAGAGCCTGCAGATCATCAGCCTCATGGACCAGTTTCGGGCTGACTGGGGGCTGTCCTACCCCGATTAA